In Blastopirellula sp. J2-11, a single genomic region encodes these proteins:
- the ilvA gene encoding threonine ammonia-lyase, biosynthetic yields MLGPGQTPHNQLSPAAASDGQPLGLTDYLLKILNARVYDVAIESPLEQAARLSKRIGNSVWFKREDNQPSFSFKLRGAYNKMAHLTPEQLSRGVICASAGNHAQGVALSAHRLGCRAMIVMPVTTPQLKIEAVRSFHGEVTLHGESYSDAYAYATELAVEHGLTFVHPFDDPDVIAGQGTIAMEILQQLQQPIHAIFCAIGGGGLISGVAAYVKAVRPEIKVIGVQIADSNAMVQSVEAGQRVQLNEVGLFSDGTAVKLVGEETFRMTQALVDEFVVVDNDAVCAAIKDVFEDTRSILEPAGALSVAGLKQYAAEKQLSETNLIAVTCGANMNFDRLRFVAERAEVGEQREALIAVSIPEQPGSFKRLCELLGTRGITEFNYRMSDKTQAHVFVGLTTSNRQDTAEMIEKLNTHAFAAVDLTNDELSKMHVRYMVGGRSPHVQNERLYRFDFPERPGALMKFLSHMPPSWNISLFHYRSQGGDVGRILAGLQVPDSEMTGFEEFLSGLAYPCVDETNNPAYRLFL; encoded by the coding sequence ATGCTGGGCCCCGGCCAAACTCCCCACAATCAACTTTCGCCCGCTGCGGCATCCGACGGTCAGCCGCTTGGTTTGACCGATTACCTGCTCAAGATATTGAACGCGCGGGTTTATGACGTCGCGATCGAATCGCCGCTGGAACAAGCGGCCCGGTTGTCAAAGCGCATTGGCAATTCGGTCTGGTTCAAACGGGAAGACAATCAACCATCGTTCAGCTTCAAGCTGCGCGGCGCTTACAACAAGATGGCCCATCTGACGCCGGAACAACTGTCGCGCGGCGTCATTTGCGCTTCGGCCGGAAATCACGCGCAAGGAGTGGCGCTCAGCGCCCACCGTTTGGGATGTCGTGCGATGATCGTCATGCCGGTGACGACTCCCCAGCTAAAGATTGAAGCGGTTCGCTCGTTTCATGGAGAGGTCACGCTGCATGGCGAAAGCTACTCAGACGCCTACGCCTATGCGACCGAGCTTGCCGTCGAGCACGGGCTGACTTTCGTGCATCCTTTCGATGATCCTGACGTGATCGCCGGTCAGGGGACGATCGCGATGGAGATCTTACAGCAATTGCAACAACCGATTCACGCGATCTTTTGCGCCATCGGCGGAGGCGGTTTGATCTCTGGCGTCGCCGCTTATGTCAAAGCGGTCCGGCCTGAGATCAAAGTGATCGGCGTGCAGATCGCGGATTCTAATGCGATGGTCCAATCGGTCGAAGCAGGCCAACGCGTCCAACTGAACGAGGTCGGGCTCTTCTCTGACGGCACGGCGGTAAAGTTGGTCGGCGAAGAAACCTTCCGGATGACGCAGGCGCTGGTCGACGAGTTTGTGGTGGTCGACAACGACGCCGTTTGCGCCGCGATCAAAGATGTGTTTGAAGATACTCGCAGTATTTTGGAGCCTGCGGGCGCATTGAGCGTCGCCGGTCTGAAGCAATACGCGGCCGAGAAGCAGCTGAGCGAAACGAACTTGATCGCCGTCACGTGCGGCGCCAACATGAACTTTGATCGGCTGCGATTTGTCGCTGAGCGGGCCGAAGTGGGTGAGCAGCGTGAGGCTCTAATCGCCGTTTCGATTCCGGAGCAACCAGGCAGTTTCAAACGCTTGTGTGAGTTGTTGGGTACCCGCGGGATCACCGAATTCAATTACCGCATGTCGGACAAAACCCAGGCGCATGTCTTTGTCGGGCTCACTACTTCCAACCGACAAGATACCGCCGAGATGATTGAGAAGCTGAACACGCATGCGTTTGCTGCGGTCGATTTGACCAATGACGAACTCTCCAAAATGCATGTCCGTTACATGGTCGGTGGGCGAAGTCCGCATGTCCAAAACGAACGGCTGTATCGCTTCGATTTTCCGGAACGCCCCGGCGCGCTGATGAAATTTCTCTCGCACATGCCGCCTAGTTGGAATATCAGCCTGTTCCACTATCGCAGCCAAGGAGGCGATGTAGGGAGGATTTTGGCCGGGCTCCAAGTGCCCGATAGCGAGATGACCGGCTTCGAAGAATTTCTGAGCGGGCTGGCCTATCCGTGCGTCGATGAGACCAACAACCCGGCTTATCGACTCTTTCTGTAA